One stretch of Chryseobacterium indologenes DNA includes these proteins:
- a CDS encoding MBL fold metallo-hydrolase, whose protein sequence is MKLKFLGTGTSQGVPVIGCTCEVCISENPKDKRLRSSVMVTTDENKKILIDCGPDFRQQMLTNHEHTVDLALITHEHNDHVIGLDDMRPLIFKSGKDVPLYCYSRVAHEIKNRFPYAFADVRYPGAPAFELHEIENKPFQVLDTEVTPIEVIHFKISVFGYKFKNLAYITDAGFISDTEKEKLKNLDVLILNCIRKFDPHPAHFILPDVIKLFEELKPKKLFLTHISHHLGMHDIEDKQLPHGMHLAYDGLEIIF, encoded by the coding sequence ATGAAGTTGAAATTTTTAGGAACCGGTACTTCTCAGGGTGTGCCCGTTATTGGCTGCACCTGCGAGGTGTGTATTTCCGAAAATCCAAAAGACAAGCGTCTTCGCTCTTCCGTTATGGTAACAACGGATGAAAATAAAAAAATACTCATTGATTGCGGACCTGATTTCAGGCAACAAATGCTTACCAACCACGAACATACAGTAGACCTTGCACTGATTACCCATGAACATAATGATCATGTGATTGGACTTGACGATATGCGTCCGCTTATTTTTAAAAGCGGAAAGGATGTTCCGCTCTACTGTTATTCAAGGGTAGCTCATGAGATTAAAAACCGTTTTCCGTATGCTTTTGCAGACGTAAGGTATCCTGGTGCACCCGCTTTTGAGCTCCATGAAATTGAAAATAAACCTTTCCAGGTGCTGGATACAGAAGTTACCCCTATTGAGGTGATCCATTTTAAAATAAGTGTCTTCGGGTATAAGTTTAAAAACCTGGCGTATATTACAGATGCAGGTTTTATTTCTGACACGGAGAAGGAGAAATTAAAGAATCTGGATGTCCTGATTCTAAATTGTATCAGGAAATTTGACCCACATCCGGCGCATTTTATCCTTCCTGATGTTATCAAGTTATTTGAAGAGCTAAAACCTAAAAAATTATTTTTAACCCACATCAGTCATCATTTAGGGATGCATGATATTGAAGATAAACAACTTCCACACGGAATGCACCTCGCCTACGACGGTTTGGAAATAATTTTTTAG
- a CDS encoding TonB-dependent receptor — MYQKLTPKQKALTINLDPTIYGTFAEIGAGQETVRHFFRAGGASGTIAKAMSAYDKDFSDAIYGKEVKNRYVTQNRLRKMLRYEVALIEERISRDNNPDRKFFSYANTVTTINFDKTVKGHGWVGIRFQTKENEDYNEIVIHVKFKENDATLQQETLGNLGVNLIFGAFNYFDNPRTLVESLYDDIAKDNLEIDMIDFSGPAFSYVDNRLMSLQLVKNGMTDAVIFNSQGNNMLPADVLYKKNIFAVRGSFRPVTKVNIDMLRNGMDMFFKDAICTHEETEVLIEITISNLRADGDIDERDFLDRVDILGKLGYTVIISNFSEYYRLIDYFASYTSGDIGVAMGVNNLLMVFDEKYYKNLSGGILEAFGKFFRNGMRVYLYPYKDPETHQLLNSTNLKVEENLKELYKYFMRNNRIVDITNYNPEFLEIYSREILRKIACCVKGWETQVPEGVAEMIKERGMFGYKEELPLKQFS, encoded by the coding sequence ATGTATCAGAAACTAACTCCTAAACAAAAAGCATTAACAATTAATCTAGATCCTACTATTTATGGTACTTTCGCAGAAATTGGAGCAGGGCAGGAGACTGTTCGTCACTTTTTTAGAGCAGGGGGAGCTTCCGGTACGATTGCTAAAGCAATGTCTGCTTACGACAAAGATTTTAGTGATGCCATCTACGGTAAAGAAGTAAAAAACAGGTATGTTACCCAGAACAGACTTCGTAAAATGCTCCGATATGAAGTAGCATTGATCGAAGAGAGAATTTCAAGGGATAACAATCCGGACAGAAAGTTCTTTTCCTATGCCAATACAGTAACCACTATTAACTTCGATAAAACAGTAAAAGGCCATGGCTGGGTCGGTATCCGTTTTCAGACTAAAGAAAATGAAGATTACAACGAAATCGTCATCCACGTTAAATTCAAAGAAAATGACGCTACTCTTCAGCAGGAGACCCTGGGAAATCTGGGAGTAAATCTTATTTTCGGAGCTTTTAATTACTTTGACAATCCAAGAACTTTAGTAGAATCTTTATACGACGATATTGCAAAAGACAACCTTGAAATTGATATGATTGATTTCAGTGGGCCTGCTTTTTCCTATGTTGATAACAGGCTGATGTCTCTTCAGTTGGTAAAGAACGGAATGACCGATGCGGTAATCTTCAATTCTCAAGGGAACAACATGCTTCCTGCAGATGTCTTGTACAAGAAAAATATCTTTGCGGTAAGGGGAAGTTTCAGACCCGTAACAAAAGTGAATATTGATATGCTTCGAAACGGGATGGATATGTTTTTCAAAGACGCCATCTGTACTCATGAAGAAACTGAGGTTCTTATTGAAATTACTATTTCCAACCTCCGGGCAGATGGAGATATTGATGAAAGAGACTTCCTGGACAGAGTAGATATCCTGGGCAAATTAGGATATACTGTTATTATTTCAAATTTCTCAGAATACTATAGACTGATTGATTATTTTGCATCTTACACAAGCGGAGATATCGGAGTAGCAATGGGTGTAAACAACCTGTTGATGGTATTTGATGAGAAATACTATAAAAATCTTTCGGGCGGAATTCTTGAAGCCTTCGGTAAATTTTTCCGAAACGGAATGAGAGTATATCTGTATCCTTATAAAGACCCTGAAACCCATCAGTTATTGAATTCTACAAATCTTAAAGTAGAAGAAAATCTTAAGGAACTGTATAAATATTTCATGCGAAACAATCGTATTGTAGATATTACGAATTATAATCCTGAATTTTTGGAAATCTACTCAAGAGAGATTTTAAGAAAAATAGCATGTTGCGTTAAAGGGTGGGAAACACAGGTCCCGGAAGGTGTAGCAGAAATGATTAAAGAGCGTGGAATGTTCGGTTATAAAGAAGAACTTCCTTTAAAACAATTCTCTTAA